In Eremothecium gossypii ATCC 10895 chromosome III, complete sequence, the genomic window TTCACAAAGCCAAACGAGCACACGAGCTGCCCCATCGCCGCCATCAAGCTGCTCACCAGCCGCGGCAGCTTGTTGCCCGAAAACGGCAACATCAACTCCATCGTCTGCCGCACACTGCTGTCGAACGACGCCAACATCAATATGCACTCCATCGCCTTCGCCTTCGTCCCCGCCCGCGACGAACTCACGCCCTTCTCCACGAGCGCCGGCACCCACTGCGCCCGCAGCGACCCCGTCTCCGGCACCCGCTCCAACTGCCCCATCAACTCCAACATCCGCTGCATCGCCCCCACCGCGCTCTCCTGCGCCACCACGTTCGAGTCAGTGATGAACCGCCCGAAGTGCTCCGGCGCCTCCCACCACGTGCTCACCTCCCCCGCCACCTCCAGCACCGAGCTCCGCTCAAACATCCGCTCCAACTCCTGGTACCCATGCTGCCGCGCCTTCCACGACTTGTGTCCAAGCCTCTGCTTCAACCCTAGTTTGGTGAAGTCCTCGTCTTCTGTCATGCCTCAAAAACCCTCTGAACCTGCCTGACCTGAAACTACCGCCTTGCGGATGACCTCTATCGTCTCGTGTCTGCTCTATAACGGAACTTCTCGTACGCGCTCTCAACTGCCTGCTGATGCTTCGTCTGCTGGGGTGTAGCTACTGTACAACTGGCTTTCATGTTCGTTATTCGACCGTGCGTTGGAGATCCAACGCCGTCCGAAACGTAAACAAACCCGCGCCTGGCGTACACAAAGCGAACAGAGAGACGGACGATTGAGAAGGCTCGGCGCGCAGACGCCGCTTATAGCAGAGGTTCCATTGCTGTCGAAGACGTCAATGCGGACCGCGCGAGGACGCGTTTGTCATCCTTATCTCCTGAGCGGAAATAGAGGGGAGACCCCGCACGTGGTGACACGTGACCGCAGGCGGCCGGGTATAAAAGGCGGGGCTCCGCCCGGCTTCCTGGGTACTGCGTATACACAAGGTACAGTCAGCCACACAGAACGCAATGGTGTCCGAAATCAAGTCCCTTTCTGAATTTGAGTCCGCCGTGGGCTCCGACAAGCTCGTGGTCGTGGACTTCTACGCCACGTGGTGCGGTCCCTGCAAGATGATCGCGCCCATGATTGAGAAGTTTGCCACCCAGTTCCAGGAGGCGTCATTCTACAAGGTGGACGTGGACGCGGCCGCGGAGGTGGCGCACAAGTACCAGATCACGTCGATGCCCACGATTCTATTTTTCAAGAACGGGCAGGCGGTGGACAAGGTGGTCGGCGCGGACGTGCAGTCGATCAGAACCAAGATTGCGCAGCACCTGTAGGCGGATATATAGTTAGTTATGTACTCGAATGTTTATGAACGCGGGTCCACACGGGCGTGGAGAGCGGCGATCTCGCGGTCCGAGAAGCCGAGGATGTACAGCGCGTCGCGGAGCGACGGTGAGTTGAGGCGGCACggcgcctgctgctgaacgCGGGGCTTGGCGTGCCAGGCGATGCCGAGACCGGCCGCATGCATGGCGGGCAGGTCGTTGGCGCCGTCGCCGACCATGGCGGTGGCAGCGACGGGCAGgccggcgccggccgcgagctcgcgcagcgtgCGCGCCTTGCAGGCGCCGTCGACGACGTCGCCGAGGGTGCGGCCGCTGAGGATCtcggcgccggcggcgtcgACGGTGGTCTCCAGGTTGTTAGCCTTGGCGAAGTCGAGCTGCAGGGTGTCGCGGATGTGGTTCGCAAACGGCGCGAAGCCGCCGCTGAGCACGGCGGTGCGGCAGCCCGCGGCGTGCAGCGTGCTCGTGAGCTCGGCGACGCCCGGCGTGAGCTGCAGCTTAGCCTTGATTTCCTCGTACAGGCGCGCTACGGGGAtgccgcgcagcagcgacacACGCTCGCGCAGGGACTGCGTGAAGTCCAGCTCGTTGTTCATCGCGCGCTCCGTGATGGCCGCGACGCGGTCCTCGACGCCTGCGTAGCCCGCGATCAGGTCAATTACCTCCTGCTGGATCAGGGTCGAGTCCATGTCGAACACCACGAGGCCCTTGCGCCGGTGCGCCGTGGGCTGCACGGCAACATCGACGCCGGCcgccggctgcgccgccacgtgcgtgcgcagctgctcgaggGTCAGCGTCGTGGGCACGTCCACGAACAGGTCCTGTGCCCGCGGCGCCAACTGCTCGGTCCCGCGCACCGCCACGCCCACCTGGCCCAGGTGCTCGTGCAGCGAGGCGAGGTAGCCTTCCGGGAACTGGGCGCCGTGTGCGATCGCGGTCACTACGTATGCGGCAGCAGAAGACATTTGGAGTGCTGTGTCCTGGCACGGGTGGGCGTGGTGAAGTGGAAGAGATCAAGTAATTTTCAGCTGCAGGTgcgccgctggcgctgccCCGCCTCGCGCGACTACGGCAGCGCGGGCCACGGCAGTGTTCCTGGAGTCCTGCCCGCTGCGCcagccagcagcaggtgcatGGTGGCACCCCGGTCGCACCGCTGGCGTGCACAGCGGCGCGCCAGCGGTGCCCGGCATCGCAGCGAGCGTGGGTGAGTCAACGGTGAAAAATTCAGCGAAAATTTGGCTCGCGCCCATCTCCATCGTGCTCGACCTGCGATCACCAAGATGTCGAAGCCGCTCAGGATCCTAGTCCCCATCAAGCGGGTGATCGACCCGCAGCTCAGACCCAGAATCAACGCCGCTGGGACGGCGGTGCAGAAGACAGGCGTGCAATTCAGTGTCAACCCGTTCGATGATATCGCCGTAGAGGAGGCTGTGCGCATCAGGGAGGCCAAGAAGGTGCCCGTAGAGAGCATCCACGCTGTCTCCATCGGGCCTGCGAAGGCGCaggaggcgctgctgaCGGCCATGGCCAAGGGCGCGGACTCCTCGACGCTCGTGGACGCACAGGACTCGGAGCTGGAGCCGCTGGCCGTCGCGAAGATCCTGCGCGAGCTGGTCGTGCAGCAGAAGATCGACCTCGTCATCATGGGCAAGCAGGCCACCGACAGCGACAACAACAACACCGGGCAGATGCTGGCGGGCCTTCTCAACTGGCCGCAGGCCACCAACGCCGCGCGTGTTGAGCTGGACGCGACTGGCACGCGTGCGACCGTCACGCGCGAGGTCGAGGGCGGCGAGGAGGTCGTCAGTGCCGCGCTGCCACTCGTGGTCACCACGGACCTGCGGCTCAACACGCCGCGCTACGTCACGCTGCCCAACAAGATGAaggcgaagaagaagcCGATGGCGAAGCTCAACCTCGCCGCGTTCCCCGGCGTCGActccgccgcccgcctCAATCTGCTGCGCTTCGAGGagccgcccgcgcgcgcgccgggcACCGTCGTCGCGTCCGtggacgagctgctcgCCAAACTCAGGGAGGCCAAGGCCGTTTAACACCTATATAAACTAACAGCCCCTATTTCCTCCGCGGACGCAGCGTCCCGCTCTCCAGCAGCCCCGGCGGCTGCTTGCGCAGGTACGTCTGCTCGTACCACGCCTCCCACTCCCCGCCCTGCGCCCGCGCCTGCTGTACGCTCTCCAGCACGCGCCGGCACTCCTCGTCCCACGCCGCGAGGTGCTCGCCGgtcgctgccgccggcgctATCTGCaacgccgccagctgcagcttcgcgcgccgccgcggcatGTCGCCCTCGAACGCGTTATACAGCGGGATCTTACGCAGTTTGTTCTCCATGCTGTTCCCGCCCCGTGGAACTGCTTTTGCACATTGCGTGATGAATGCTAACACGACCTCACCAAAGTGGATAGGCGCACCCACGAAAAATAGACGCGTCCCAGCCTTGCCGGAGCAGCCACCGGCCACTGGTCACCTTTCGTTTACAGGTGCGCCGGCGTTACCACGTGACACCGCCGTCTTTATATACAGCTCTTCCCACCGCTCGCGCTCGACCGTGCCAAACCAATGCTCAACACTACGCCCATAAACATCGACGCGTGGCTGGCCGAGAACAGtcacctgctgcagccgccggTCAACAACTTCTGTCTGCACCGCGGCGGCTTCACGGTGATGCTTGTCGGCGGCCCCAACGAGCGCACGGACTACCACGTCAACCCGACGCCCGAATGGTTCTACCAGA contains:
- the SER2 gene encoding phosphoserine phosphatase (Syntenic homolog of Saccharomyces cerevisiae YGR208W (SER2)), with the translated sequence MSSAAAYVVTAIAHGAQFPEGYLASLHEHLGQVGVAVRGTEQLAPRAQDLFVDVPTTLTLEQLRTHVAAQPAAGVDVAVQPTAHRRKGLVVFDMDSTLIQQEVIDLIAGYAGVEDRVAAITERAMNNELDFTQSLRERVSLLRGIPVARLYEEIKAKLQLTPGVAELTSTLHAAGCRTAVLSGGFAPFANHIRDTLQLDFAKANNLETTVDAAGAEILSGRTLGDVVDGACKARTLRELAAGAGLPVAATAMVGDGANDLPAMHAAGLGIAWHAKPRVQQQAPCRLNSPSLRDALYILGFSDREIAALHARVDPRS
- the CIR1 gene encoding Cir1p (Syntenic homolog of Saccharomyces cerevisiae YGR207C (CIR1)): MSKPLRILVPIKRVIDPQLRPRINAAGTAVQKTGVQFSVNPFDDIAVEEAVRIREAKKVPVESIHAVSIGPAKAQEALLTAMAKGADSSTLVDAQDSELEPLAVAKILRELVVQQKIDLVIMGKQATDSDNNNTGQMLAGLLNWPQATNAARVELDATGTRATVTREVEGGEEVVSAALPLVVTTDLRLNTPRYVTLPNKMKAKKKPMAKLNLAAFPGVDSAARLNLLRFEEPPARAPGTVVASVDELLAKLREAKAV
- the MVB12 gene encoding ubiquitin-binding ESCRT-I subunit protein MVB12 (Syntenic homolog of Saccharomyces cerevisiae YGR206W (MVB12)), encoding MENKLRKIPLYNAFEGDMPRRRAKLQLAALQIAPAAATGEHLAAWDEECRRVLESVQQARAQGGEWEAWYEQTYLRKQPPGLLESGTLRPRRK
- the TRX2 gene encoding thioredoxin TRX2 (Syntenic homolog of Saccharomyces cerevisiae YLR043C (TRX1) and YGR209C (TRX2)), whose translation is MVSEIKSLSEFESAVGSDKLVVVDFYATWCGPCKMIAPMIEKFATQFQEASFYKVDVDAAAEVAHKYQITSMPTILFFKNGQAVDKVVGADVQSIRTKIAQHL